The DNA window cgGAAACTCCAGACACTTAAACATAGtgaacaaactggtggttcccAGACAGGAGAtgggtggagagatgggtgacacaggtgaaggggattatcttgatgagcactggaAAATGTATACAACTACtgactctttaaatttttttatatttctaagacagagaaacagagcatgagtgaggtagtacagagaaaggggaagacacagaatctgaagcaggctccaggttctgagctgtcaacccaaaGTCTGAGATGAGGcgtgaactcacagactgtgaagtcatgacctgaaccgaagtcagacacttaacggactgacacacccaggtgccccaggtgtgAGCTCTTTAAACCTATGGAGATCTTTATCTCCTTAACTCTCCCAGAAATACTTCCATTTATCTcactattaaaatttaattttgaacgtccaggaaattaattttcattacaTTGATTCAAGGCAGTTCATCAGACAGGTAATGAGAGTGCCTCGTATTCTTCTTACGCTTGATAATTTGATTCTATAGTCAGTGGATTCATTTTGGACTCACACAAAAGACCAGGTTAGAAATTTGGCCATATGGTCTGGAGTAAGGTAATTAACTTGTCTGGCAGTTTTTCCCTTTCTAACATGGGCTTTCCCAACATCAATGTTCCATAGTTGTGTAAGTTGTGTAATCGGGTACAAAATATGCAACAGGGATTAATTATTTACTCTTTCACATTGCTTCTCTTCCTATCATTATGTACAGACTAGGTACCcaatatataatggggaaaatatcagcaaaagtacactaaaatgttaatagataaaaaacatatgcTATTAAAACCTATATCAAACAGAATCCTATTACTAGTAAAGTCTTTTAcacatataaaagagaaataatgataatttataGTATTATTTAGTGCTTACCATACTCTACTGCCAATTCTAAATCTTCTACATGTTAACTGTTAACCCTAAAAGGCCCAGTGGTccttttattatctctatttgcAAAAAGGAAACCAAGTCTCCACAATTTGGGTAaaatatggatggatcttgaagactaattttaagcatattttaatgatttttatcatCTGGATACTGGTAATTTGGTTGTCAAGTTCAAATTATTCTTAGAATTATTCCTGGGGCATATtacctttttctgtttgtttgttatttctttctgtaaCCAAGTTGCCTCACTCAGAAAATCAAGGTCAAATTAACTTTTTAACAACAGCTCCAAAGTTTTCTCCTAGCACCAGTACCCAGTCTTGAATGAACTATTTATATGTCCTTTCTATCTAGTTGTTCACTCTTGTTCTTACTCGTTCTCATCAGATTTGTTCCACATTGATGTCCAGAATCCTCTGAAATTAAGGTTTTCAAAATCATAACAAATCCTACTCTTAATTACTACCTGTACGTACAGTACATAGCATAACATAAATAAGCAAAGGAGGTGAGGGAGTACTGTATCTCCACTCTCGTGCattgtttgcattatttttaacttgtacctcttccttcttaatttttctttcttgtgtctaAAATTCAAATTGCTCACTTGATTTATCTATGAATTCTTATTACTTTTATCAGATACACTTTATATATTACATGAATGTTATTATTCCCTTCATGAATTTCctaaaaaatcatttagaaaaatttagaaaatattctgtttccgaaaaaaaaaaggaaaaggctgcTTCATTTTGACATCTGTTGAGGGATATAATAACAATCATTCACTGAATTCAGTACTAATGTAACAGAAAGttgctatataaaatatttacaaaacttgAAGAAACGAGGGAAAAATGCCTATAAAATACTTGTATGTAATTTTCTCTATACTAttgataaaatttcaatttatgctatatataaataagctttttaaaatttgaaaagcatgACTATTTATCATAAGTTTGTTGCATTTTTACTTACCAAGTGATTTTCTCATGGAtaaatttctttatctctgaATAAAAGGTGGCATTTGGTGTTTTCAATGTAatcaaaataaatgcttaacTTGGCTGCTGAAGATTAATGAATTTTAATACACAAACAGACCATGTAAGTCCCATTTCTGGGACTTTCCTAAttcccatacaaagagaaacattttctcctaattttttaaataaaaggaaataagatcaTCATTGGCAtttatgttgaaaaatatttttgtgtgttttctattCAAAAGGTGCCTATTCATTGGTTTCAGCATTGGATGTGTATACataattctgtttaatttctgACTGTTATTTAAAGGAAGTTACCTGGGAGATTATAACCCCAggtctccctctcactttttCTATGGGATGAGACATTTCCCAAAAGAAAAGTTGGCCAATGTACAGCTGAAACGGTTTACTTCTTCTTCAgtccttaaaaatagttatgccAAGATTAAGAACTATTTATACCCTGAGGAGTTTGAGTACAAATCAAGAATTCACTTCTACTCAATATTGATAGACCataaatcattgttttcttttgaaacaaattCTGAGGAAACAGTAGAGAATAATCTCTCAACAGAGATTAAACTAGAAAAATGCCGAAGAAGCCTAAGACCAGGTGTTGAAGTCTGCTTTAGTGCAGAATAAATTGATGGAACAGTCAGTGGCAAGCTTCTTGTGTCCTACTGAACATTCCATCAGCCTACTTCTTCTGCTAGCCCCCACTTCGGCACACTTTCCACAGATTTAATTCTGAGACCAGGTGTAAATTTGTAATACTTTCTCCCACAAATACCGCAagaatttgtgtttaaaaaaacttagatagtcccttaaaataaataagggatTTTTGTAATCCAGGCAGTCAATTAAAATgacatatacaatggaaaacaTAGTCAAAATAGCTAGAATAGGCTGCATAACTAAACTAAGGTTAAGTTACACATAATAGTACCATTGACACTTGTGCATCCTGGGCTTTAACTGTGTGAGTTCACTTATATGAGtataatataaaagtataaattatttcatGCATATAATATGAGTATAACAATAAGTTTAATATAGTGCTATAAGTGTATTCTCTCTCCCTTAGGATTTCTCTTaactagcttattttattgtaattatacagtatataacacatataacatgtgtaacatacaaaatacatgttaattgacTTCATGTTATTGGttaggcttccagtcaacagtaggctaacAGTAATTAAGTTTGAGGACCTGTGGTCAGAAGTTATATACATCCTTAATCCCCACATTATTCTAGGGTCAACTGTAGATTATGCAAAGCATAACTGGGCACTTTCTGGGTGAACAATATGCATGAAGAATTGAGGCAGACTAAATATGTCTGAAGATTATGCATTGATTATGGTCAGCACTGGAGAAGAAGAGTATGTTGactaatttagaaaaagaaaaaaaaaagcgagGAATTTGGTTGTATCAAAGCAACCGTGCCTGAATAACGTTGAAAACCATATAAGCTGGTTATTCctatttgtagaaaaaaaaaaaacttagttgtTAAGTGGAAGAAGATATGTTAGTAATTTGAGAGAAAGCTTTTATAATATAATGCTTCTGCTGTAACAATTTTCACCTATGTTTGAAgagaaaatttttcttattttccacaaACAACATTGATGTATTGGTATTCACAATGCCTGTGGAGCTTGAATGATGAGTGGCATGGGTAGTAAAAATTACAAGGATTGCGAAATGGGTTGCCTTCTGTTGTGGGTATCAAAAGCCAATATAAAGGGTAGAGTAGCTATTACTTGGCCTACACACTTTATCAGGATGAGAGATTTTGCCACTCTGATCTCCAGAAGACAAAACACAGTCCCTGGGGAAAATGAAGTCCTGTGTTTGATCATCAGCACAGCAGAGCTGTAGAGGGAACAGAAAAATATGGCCTCTAAAGTCTCTTAAGTCAACAACAgatccttaaaaaggaaaatgaaactgaaatctAATATAGTGATGTTTGGGGTTGAATCTGAGAATTTTGAGCACCCAAATGCCTGAAACCTCTCTACAAACAGAATCTGCTTCTTACTCCTTTCCAGAGTAGAATAGATTCCAGTGGCCTAGAGATTATATAATAACCTCACCTGAGTTATTTCCTGGCACTATGATGTTTATTTCCTTAAGGTCTGATAGGCTCAGGAAACTTTGATGTGATTCCTGTGATTTCATCTCCTTTCTCTCAGTGCGCATGTAGCTTCACAAGGAGTTGGCTGAAGAGGAAATATATGATTCTATCTGCTTATATTTAGTTCTCCATGGAAATCTGGCACCAAATGAAATGGAATGCTATAGCATTAAGACCCTCCAAATGAATGTCCCAAGAATGATAGGGGTTAAGGGAAACCTTCTTAGTTGGAAAAACCTCAGCCAGTGCATCTTGTCGTCCACTTTGTACAGACCAAGAGGTGACTAGAGGCATAGATCTGTTCCAATGCATGCCAGTTGCTAATGGCTTTACTGGTGTTTAGAGATTTATAAAGCATGAGTAGAAGATATGAATACATGTGTAGACCTCTTGGACAAAATGTGAGTCATACAAATGCTCACTACATGGTGTCTACTGTAGAGGAACTTCTCAATGATTATAGACAAGATTATATGTTTCATAGATATCAGCCATCTTCTTTTCCCAGCAACTCAAGTTCAAGCTCTTTGGTCTAGGTCTAAAGTGGCCACTGTGGCCTAGAAAGTACCCCTATGAATGCTATTGTTAAGGATGAGCAATATGAAATTTACCTCATGAAGGTTCATCTGGCTTCTGCGACTACTTTGTAGTTATGACTACGTAAGACAACACCAAATTTAGTGTTGTAAAACAACCAATTTATTATGCGCTTGGACTCTTGGATAAGGAATTTAGACAGTTTGGCTGGGCTCCATGATGTCTTGGGTCTCAGCTGAGAAAACTCAAAGGCTGCGGGTGCTCACTAGACAGCAGCTGAGGTCATCTGGGGCCATCTTGACTTACATGTCTGGCAGTTGACACTGGCTGTGGGCTCAGACATCAGACAAGCTGTTGgccataaattccacatatggtcTCTCCATATGGACTAGATAGGAAATGTTGTTGTGGCCATTTTTAGAAGTTACTGTCTGTCACACCAAAATTGAGAACTCACCATGTGCATTCTTCAGGGAGACTACTCAATTACTCTGTCTTGTGGTAGCAAGTCTATTACAATGAAAGATTTCAATCATGGAACAAATAGAATTTGTCTTCACATAAATAGACACTTATTCTTAGTCTTTCTTGTTTATAATGCTTGTACCAGCAGTACAATCCATCAACTTATGGAATGTCTTATTCACTACCATATTATTTTGCTTAGGATTGATTCTAATCAAGTAACTTATTTCAGAGTAAAAGAAGCAtggtaagggcacctgggtggctcagtcagttaagtgtctgacttcagatcaggtcatgatctcacagtccatgagttcaagcctcatgtcgggctctgtgctgacagctcagattctgggacctgcctcagattctgtgtctccctgtctctctgccccttccctgtcctctctctctctttctctctctctctctttgtctctctctgtctctctatcaaaataataaaaataaacattacaaaaaattttttaaaaacatggtcaTGGACATATACACAGAAGTTCACTGATCCTACTACACCCTctgttatagactgaattgtgttttgaaaattcatatgttgaatcttTAAACCCAATCTCAGAATGTGATTATTTACATATAAGTTCTTTAAAGAggcaattaagttaaaatgaggcctttagggtgggccctaatccaatctgatgggtatccttataagagaaaATTTGGACACCCAGAATAAGTACCAGGAATATGTGGTCACAGAGAGAagatcatgtgaggacacagagagaagacagtcatctataagccaaggacaCAGATCTTTGGAGAAACTAAACCTGCCAGGACTTTAACCTTGGACTTCCAGACTCTAGGACTGaccaaaaatatattctttttgtttaacgCACACTGTGATATTTTGCTATGGTAGCCCTAGCACACCCCATTTCTCTTAAGTAACTGATTAGAAGCAATGAAGAAATGGCTTACTGAACAGAGTGCCGATTCAGAAACAGCACCCTGAAAAGCTAGAATTATATCATTAAGGATGTGTTAAccaatatatgattttatttaatccataGTCATCAAAAAACAGTTATAGAGTTTTATGGAATAAAAGAATGTATACACAAGGACCTCCTTTACTATTACACTAACATCATTTGTAGAATTTTTGCTTCCTGTGCCAACATTTTTCAGCTCAGCCagattgtaaattttatttctagaggTTATGCTTTCATAAGGGAACACaacaattttttattgaattggaAAATGAAGTCGTCACCTGGAGATTTGGGGCTCCTCCTGCCTCTACtaaaccaaaagacaaaaaggGGCTGAAGCGATTAGTATTGAGGAGGAGATCGGATTTGTTTCACACAATGGCACATAGATGACCAGTATCTGGAACCCAGGGCATCTCTTAAAATTTACATAACTAAtaagacaaaaattaatttaaaacaaagaaaaagaaaaataacaagatatTAAAGATACAGAATATCAGGAATGAAGATTTGGTTCACTTTAGTAGATAATGAACCTCAATAATAAAGGTTAGCCTGAAATGAAGGGAAAGAATGAGTAGGAAGGACaagaaataaaggtataaaagttaaataaaatctgatgaccaattttagaaacaaagacaGTTGGAGCAATTAGCAATGTATTGAGAAATTTTACAATCTACTTTTAGTGTTACAGAATTTTCAAAGGGAATTTTAACCTGACCTAGAAAGGAAACTAACATTGAGATTAACTTTGTCCAGAATGTTGAGAATGTTATGTTTCCTTTTTGGAAGGAAGAGAGTGAGACTACCTTAGTAGCAGTCTTttgttcaataaaaatataaatttaagctCCTTTTATAAAAAGTTCAAATACCATACAAAAGAATGTTTATGAATGCCATACAGCTCATGTACCCCTTAGCTCAAAAACCTTCCTTTATATGCTCTCCTCTGAGATGCCAGGAGTAAAATCTACCAATATTTTTTATCTACCCGGAGGCTTCCTATTAGTTTTTGTCAATAGGAGCAAACTTTAGTGGCAGTGGAAGTCAAGAGGAGCGAAGAAAAGACATCATTACATGTTCACAATAAACTATCATATTAAGGAGAACTTGGGACAGGTATTCGAAGAGAATGGAGGAAGAATGGAtcgaaaaaataaatgaaaattgtcCAAtcattaataatattgtattggttttgtatgatgacagatggtaattaGATTTACTTTGGggatcattttaaaatgtataaaacattgaATCATCgtgatgtacacctgaaatgaatagcatattgtatgtcaataatacttaaataaaaacaaggaaaaataagaaaaatcctaaaaaataaaaattgtccaaTCAGAAGAAGTctcaaatatgttaaaatttctgAGCTCCAACCTGAGGCTGGCTTTGCAGTCACTATATATTCTCTGTACATCATTTCTTATTAATTCTAGGGTCAAGGTGGAGCCCTAAAGTGAAATTCTAGAACGCTTTTCATAGAAATTACTCCCTTTCCAAAAACAATGAAACCACATTTTCCTCATGGCATTCTTCATCTCCATGTTTCTCAGTGTGTAGATCAGAGGGTTGAACATGGGGGCGATGATGGTGTAGAAAAGAGCAAACACTTTGTCTTCTGGAAAAGTCGTGGCTGGTCTGATATAAATGAAGAGAACAGGCACAAAGAACAGAACAACAACTGTGATGTGGGAACTACAGGTGGAAAGAGCTTTGGTGCGGCTCTCTGCAGGGTAAGCCCTGATGTTGTATAATATCAGAAAATAGGACACCATCAGAATCACAAAAGTCAGTAAAGCAATTAGACCTGAATTAACAATTACCAAGAGACCAATTCTGTATGTGTCAGTGCAGGCCAGTTTCAGTAAAGGATAGACGTCACAGAAGTAGTGATCTATCTCATTGGGGCCACAGAAGGGTAAGAAGATGGTGAGAAGGAACTGGCTGGCAGAGTGTATAAGTGCCCCAGCACAGCAGGCTGTGATGATTGTGTTACACTTCTGTCTGCTCATGATGACTGTGTAGTGCAGGGGcctgcagatggccacatagcggtcgtAGGCCATCCCTGTGAGGATGAAGATCTCAATGCCTCCAAGGAAGTGGAGGATAAAGAGCTGGGTCATGCAGCTACTATAGGAAATGGTCTTCTTCTCTGCCAGCAAATCAATCATAAGTTTGGGTGTCACTGTTGATGTGTAGCTAAGGTCAGAAAGTGAGAGacaattaaggaagaaatacatgggttGGTTAATGAGTGGACTACATGTGATAGAAATCATTATGAGCAGATTTCCCATCCAAATAGCAAggtagcaaaataaaaataatataaaacagatgaTTTCAACGTTCTTGTTTTGAGATAGTCCCAAGAGAATAAACACAGTGatgttatttctatttcccaTGATCCAGTGCGGTAAAAATGTGTATCAGCCACCTGAGAAGACATAACACACAAGTCAGTGTCCGAAATGTGCAGGAGAATATGGATGATGGCACTAATATCATGAAGGTATATTCAATGGCTATGATCCCAgtgtttgtaaaaataaaatctaatatgtAGTATTGTTTTCTGATTAACCTCATGACGATTTCCATAGGTCAGTCTTTCAGTACATGTTCAATCTTGACATTAATAAAAATGAGTACATTTAAtcagcaaatttttaaaaggtttaaaaattaagagtagtagccaaatgttttccaaatctAAAGGAATATACAACTAAGTTTTTGGAAAGGACATGTCTCTGGGTTTTTACAAACTCAGTTTTGTTAAAGATGCAAGTATAAGTCATCAAAGTTTTTGTTAAATGATATAGAAGCAAACGTAAAGCTTGACAGTGGCCACTAGTAAAATTTATGCTTCCCCAAAATAGTTTCAGAATGaggtagaaaataaaactaaagattaTACATGATACATACATTTTTACAAAGtggaaaaccaaataaaagtCTTTGCAGGAGGCCTCTGAATTGGTTTGAATAATTTTTTGATtgcttgtttatctttttcttagtGATTTGTGACAGTAAAATGATGGTATTTTATATCAAAAGTATATTTCTATAGGCACatcaataaaatcatataattaaatgaaacacagaataaaataaagttaaaactaaaaagaagagaaggcagcTTTACCTTTAGGGTTTTGCTCTTGACTCAGTGTATTGTAATTTGCAAGTTAATTTCTTCACAGTAGTTTGAATTATAGTATGAATTTCTTTTTCGTAATTGTCCAATGCATATCTTTTGCCAAAGAATCTTGATGCTACATAATTCAAAGAAAACACTTATGGAAACGGTTTATATGAAGACAAACAGTTGAGACCCAGGCTCCATTGTTAACTATACTAGTGTGTGAATTTATTTACcaatcaatttttttaacttaaattatcTCCCTTATGAAATAAGGAAATCTGACTGAACTTTGCCACAAAATGGTTTAGAAATTCAAACAATCAAAATATGACTCTTGCTTTATTAAGCATGAGTACTAATTGCTGAGATTTTATCATatcaatgttattttattatatcaatGTCACAAATCAGTAAAGTTGTCAACAATTAAGTTCCATAAATATGACTCCCCTGTAGAAAATGAAtgttctttgagagacagacagagccagCATGATCAggagagatcagagagagaggaagatacagaataggaagcaggctccaggctctgagctagctgtcagcacagaaccccatgcaggggtctaacccataaactgagatcctgacctgagctgaagctggacgcttaactgactgagccacctggtgccccaaaaatgaattatttagagTAGTAAAATAACTTTGCGATCTTTACTAACCAAATCACTTGGTTTTAAACAgaagggatttaaaataaaagcatatagaaaatacaggggtgcctggctggctcagttggtagagcatgcaccTCTTGGTCTtggagttgtaagttcaagctccatctTGGNNNNNNNNNNNNNNNNNNNNNNNNNNNNNNNNNNNNNNNNNNNNNNNNNNNNNNNNNNNNNNNNNNNNNNNNNNNNNNNNNNNNNNNNNNNNNNNNNNNNCAATTATAAAATTCATTCACAATAGggtcttaaaacaaataaatttatttctttagtgtaATCTTAAGATTTAGAATTAGCTTAGACaggggtacctgcatggctcactTGGTGAAGCATTGGATTTTgggtcagttcatgatctctcggttcatgagttcaagtcccacattgggccctaagctgacagtgcagaacgttctttggattctctctctctccttctctgtcactgtccctcccccacttgcacacatgctctctctctctcaaaataaataaattttaaaagaaaaaaagaattagcttAGAAAGAACCATTGAAAAGTAAGGTTTCATTCCTCCAATTGTGACATTGTAATGTCTTCTTACCTGTAAACCAAtacacactattttaaaaatagaaattaaagtacTGGTTTAGTCAATTCTTACAGTAATAGCTTGTTCatttaaatgaacataaatataaCCATTATTTTAATCATGTATATAGAAATAACAAACCACCTGAATTGTTATTCTTCTTCCCCTTTgctaaaactaaacaaaatttcaCTTCATACATGAAATTAATTCTCTGTGGAAACTAGTTGTTAGATTATACAGGCAAAGCCAATCAATCTGTCTCATTTGATACAAAATCAATTTTCTAACTAACTAAATTTGATCTAACCTTCTAACCAAACTAAATATTGCTAAATATGTGGTTcaatttccaattttctttattctagaaTCCATAGGAAGCACttaatttcccttccttttctttcatttcaatgtTCCCAAGTTTGTGTGGTTTACCAAATATAAGTTACCACAGATATTTCTAGCTTctcaattttatcaattttagaGTGCAAGGAGATCtctagtttctctttcttttttttttaaaaatttttttttagtgttttatttatttttgatacagagagagccagagcatgagagagggaggggcagagagagaaggagacacagaatccgaaacaggctccaggctgtgagctagctgtcagcacacagcctgatgcggggcttgaacccacgaacatgagatctgacctgagccgaagtcggaagcttaaccgactgagccacccaggcgccccaagtttctctttcttttaatgcttatttatgtgttttgagagagggggagactgtgcatgaccagggaaggggcagagagagaaggagagagaaaatcccaaacaggctccatgctctgcacagaacctgacatggggctcaactccATGAACCATGACTTTATAACCtcggctgaaatcaagagtcagacattcaactgactgagccacccaggtgttccactAGCTTCTAATTTTGATCCAGTCATCAATTTTAAGTGTGAACGCTGAACTTCACTCCCAACACTTTTGTTTGTCTAAAATGTAGACAAGTTATTTGTTCCCTAAATAAATCAGAGAAttctaaatttcaaatttaaaaatagatgaatgagAGCTTTGGTATTAAGTGAAGTTTGACATACATACAAGAGTGGCAATACCTTACAAAGATACAAATTAGTTGAAGCTTTCCTGATAAGATATACATAGAACACCCAACTAGTATTTAGCaagacagaatttgaaaccagatttcctgactccagagcctgagTTCATACATAAAAGATACAGAATCAAAGCAACAgaagaaatttaatgtttaaaacatcACTTTCTTCAGTTACCTATTtcatgcaaaacaaaataacctcCAAAATCATGGTCCTTAAACTATTTGAGCCATTGTAATTttgatacacagatggcaaaagAGACGATAAATTAAGCCAGTGTCTCTATGTCGATACAATACAGAAAATACtcaaataaaactataaactcCATCTGTTCCTGTCTGCTGCATATGTAGCCCAATTATAAAGAGTAAGACTGCTATGCTCACATAAGTGAATAAAATGCGCAGAATCGTGTGATGCGGTCAGACATGAACAGAGATACCAGTGCTGCAAATAGTCTTTTTGTAA is part of the Suricata suricatta isolate VVHF042 chromosome 11, meerkat_22Aug2017_6uvM2_HiC, whole genome shotgun sequence genome and encodes:
- the LOC115272449 gene encoding olfactory receptor 4P4-like, whose product is MGNRNNITVFILLGLSQNKNVEIICFILFLFCYLAIWMGNLLIMISITCSPLINQPMYFFLNCLSLSDLSYTSTVTPKLMIDLLAEKKTISYSSCMTQLFILHFLGGIEIFILTGMAYDRYVAICRPLHYTVIMSRQKCNTIITACCAGALIHSASQFLLTIFLPFCGPNEIDHYFCDVYPLLKLACTDTYRIGLLVIVNSGLIALLTFVILMVSYFLILYNIRAYPAESRTKALSTCSSHITVVVLFFVPVLFIYIRPATTFPEDKVFALFYTIIAPMFNPLIYTLRNMEMKNAMRKMWFHCFWKGSNFYEKRSRISL